The following nucleotide sequence is from Roseivirga sp. BDSF3-8.
ACTCCATACCGCCACAGGATTTAGGTAATTAAGCAATCTACAAAAATATAAAATCTCAGCAATTTTACCCGACTTCTGCAGAGCCCCAAGCGCCGAAAAATCAAGCTTACCACCCAACCGGAAAAAAATTATGTTAATTTAGAGGCGATGGATAATTTCGGCATATTTATATACATAGCCTTTATGATCATTTACGGGATCATGAAGGCCATAAAGAAGAAAAAAGAAGCCAAACAGCCGCCCGTCGTAGGCAAAGGAGCCCGGAAAGATACCGACACAGGATCCAAAGGCTTTGATCTGGAAGAAATACTAGGGGAGGTACTTGGTGAGAAGAAGAAAGAACAGCCGCGGCAGCAGCGCCCTGTTGAAGAGGAAGTGGATGACAGAGACCACATGAACACCTCTCAGAATAGGCAAAAAAGGCGTAAACTGTTTGATGTAGACCCTGACCACCGCAAACCGGAAGAGGACAAGCACGTAAAGCCAGCCAATAAAAGCAGCCGGTATACGTCACTCAACGAGATGGGTAATCAGAAGGCCCAAAAGCTTGATGAACTGGTGTCACTGGACGACCGCACACGCTCTTCCCTTGAGGTAGTCCACCTGGATGATGATGATGATGAAGTAGGCAGCCATGCAGACATCCTGCATGCCCTGCACGACCAGCATGAGTTCAGGAAAGCCTTCATCATGGGGGAAATCATCCGGAAAAAGTACTAACCCCCTTCTTGTTTTGATATACATAAGTCCCTGGTGCATATAGCGGCAGGGATTTTTTTATATCTTTTGAGCAATAAAAGCCTGCCTGCCTTTAAAGAAAAAAACATGAGTTTAAACACCACTGCTGTCCGGTCCGCCAATATCAAAAAACTAACCACAAAAGCCCGGTGGTCCATAGGTCTCTTTCTCATTGCGTATGTACTCCTTTCATTAGCAGCATTTACACTTGTAGCAGGTTGTGTGGCAATTTCTATCTGGGCTGTAAGCACATACCCCTCTGCATTCACCATCTGTGGGGCCATTCTATTAGTCATATTCAGTATCGCAGTGCTTGTATTTACACTCAGGTTCGTATTCGCAAAACATTATCCGCAAACAGGTCACCTGCCGGAGGTTACTGAAAGTGATGAACCTGAGCTATTTGCTTTATTAAGAGAAGTATCTGATGAGGCTAAAACCACCATGCCACATAAAGTATTTCTCTCTCCTGATATCTATGCCGCTATAGTCTTTCCTGTATCCTTCTGGCACTTGTTTTTGCCTGTAAAAAAAAGCCTTGTTGTAGGAGTCGGATTAATAAATACATGTACAGTTCAGGAGCTTAAATCCTTATTGGCTCATGAATTTGGTCATTTTTCACAGGCTAACCTCAAAATTGGGATATATACACATTTGATAGAACAGGGGGCATACAAGTTACTTTATGATAACGCCGATTACTATATGGGATTGGAAGAGCTCGGTGAAGATGACAGGGTAAATAATTTGCTTAGTCAGGCTACCGGGTTTCTGGCAAGAGGCATAGAGTGGGTGCTCAAAAAGCTTCACGGGTATATGGCTGAAAGTTGTCTCGCACTTTCCAGGGAAAATGAGCTGAGGGCAGATGAAATAAGTATTCATATTGCTGGTTCCCGGCCTTTTATCAATTTAAATTTAAGGTCCCGTTTAGCTGAATATACCCTCCAAAAGATCATTGAGCTTTACAGCGTAAAAGCTGGAGAAAAAGTAGCATCGAGCAATATCTATACAGACTTAAAGATAGGATTAAAAGTATTATCACGCTTCAACGGTTACCCCCTGGTAAATGGACTACCCCAGCCAGACCCGGATGAAATCAGGCGTATAAGCCACCAAAGCCTTGTGATTTTGAATCCATGGGATAGTCACCCGGATGACCTTAAGCGGATCAGTCAGGCTGAGAAACTCAACATAGTAAGCGAAATAAATATAGAAGAAACAGCCCCCTCCCTCTTTCGTAACCTGGAGCACTATGAGGAAATGTTTACCTACCGGTATGGAGTAGGCATAGAACCAGATACTCCGGAACAGGTAATATGGGAGGAGCATGAGTTTGCTGATGAACTGGCAAAATTGATTTCTGATAGTGGATACTACGATGAACGGTATAATTACTACTATGACGGATATGTGCCACATAGGTTTGACCTTAATATCCCCCCTGCAACACAGTTATATCCTGATTTTGAGCAATTATTTGCAAAGGACAAGGTGGAGAAAAGGATGAAATATACTGCTCTGACAGAGGATATAAACACCCTTACCCACATTAGTAAAAGAGACATCCCTGTAAAATACTTCTTTTATGATGGGGAGCAGTACCACCACAAAAATGCGGGTAAGCTTGCCGCTGCTATAGGTGAAAAGGCAAAGCATCTGGAAACAGAGATCACTAGTAATGATCAGCAGGTTTACCGGGCATTTCTACATTTAGAAAAAGAATATAACCAGGAAGAAAACCTCACGATCATATATGACAAACTGTTCAGGCTTAAGGAGTATTACCACGATCAAAAAGAACTTGAAGAGAGATTAGATAGAACAGTTGATATGGTGCAGGAAGCTAAAACCGAAAAGGAACTGCAAAATGCATTTATCGAAGTAGAAAAACTTCAACCCAGGTTAAAAGAGCATCTCACCAGCCTCTCTATGGAAGAAACATTTACCAGTTTCCTGTCACAAGCTGAAAAAGAGGCTATAAATTATTACCTGGAAAAGCCCATGAGGTATTATGGAAATGGCATCATCTATAACGAAAATTTAGAAATATTTGTCTCCGTGATAGTATTGCTTAAAAATACATATGTCAAAGCCTTCACCATAACCAGGAGAGCCATAATCGACTATCAGATAGAATTAATGAATAAAGTACCCCCTCAAAAAACTTGAGGCTGCCCCGTGTTTAGGACAGCCTCTTGTGGCTCATTTACTTTAAATAATTTAAAGAGTTCGAGCGTTTATTCTTAATTATCATCTTCTTCACTCGTAGCAGTTGGCTCCGTTCCTGTAGAACTCTCCATTTCACTGCCGTCTTCATCCACCAGTTCCTCGTTGACCGACTCACCACCCTTTGCCGTATTACTATCATCAAAGGGAGTATATTCTGACTCCGTTTTCTGATAGTGCGGCTCCTCGTTCATCGTCTCATATTCAGTGTGCAAGTCTCCGTCCTGCTCATACACAGCTTTATCCTCCACATCATTGCAGGCTACTGCCCAAAAGGCAAATACCATGGCAGGCAGCATCATCAAAAATTTCTTTTTATATGAATATATAAGTCTCATTGCGCTCATTAAATGATTGATTATCAAATCGTTAATTAGGCTCCTATTACAAACAAATAACCCCGGACCTCCCAAAATTGTTTTGAGAAGCCCGGGGTTAGTCCGTAGGGCAAGGCCCTGATTAAGAGCTTAATAGCTCCTTTATGCCTTCTGAAGCCGTATTATCCGGAATACGTGAAGAATACGAACGACAGGATAAGTAGGGTCAAATTCGAACCATTTCACAGCAAAATTAGGACGACTGGGAAGCTTATGGTGGTTGTTCTGGAACAGTTCACCTAGCATCAGTATATCCAGTATCAGGCTATTACGGCTCTTATCCTTATTATCAAAGTTAGAGTACCCGTATTTATGCCCGCTCCAGTTTACAATAGCACCATGAATAGGGCCCATCAGGAAGTGGATAGGCAATAAGAAGTACATGGCCCAGTGTGTGTAAGGTAGTTCAAAGACCGTAATGCTGAAGAAGTAGATAGCTACATATAAGGTACCCCACAGGATACGGCTTACATAAGACCCGCCCACGCGGTCCATCTTCTTCCAGTCAGGAACATTCTTAAGGAAGCGAGGCTCAGCCTTGTCCTTCTCATGAAGGTAAGCATTGTAAATGTTTTTAGTCTTCCACATCATGTCAAAGAGGTTCTTGGCATGGTGAGGACTATGTGGGTCTTTTTCAGTATCGCTGTAGGCATGATGCATCCGGTGCAGGATAGCATAAGCCCTGGGGCTCAGGTAGCTGCTGCCCTGGCAGGCATAGGTGAACATGTAGAAAAAGCGCTCCCAGTTACGTGTCATCGTAAACATTTTGTGAGCTGCGTACCTATGCAGAAAGAAGCTCTGACAAAACAGAGACAGGTACCAGTGCAAAAGGAAAAAGATGATGATTACCACAGATAAAATATTTGTTAAGCCGTAAAAATAATTCTTTTCTTAAATTCTCAACCCTAATCGCCAATGAAAATGCCTTTTACTGAATAATAAAAGCATAAGCAACCAAATTTGCCCCCATTCTAAGGGCTGTTTGCCGTACATCTTCAGGGTCGTTATGAACCGAAGGGTCCTCCCAGCCATCGCCAAGATCACTCTCTACGGAATAGAAACATACCAGCCGCCCCTCATATATGAGCCCGTAACCCTGTGCAGGTTTTCCGTCATGCTCATGAATTTTAGGCAGGCCATTGTCAAAGTTGTATTTCTGATGATATATAGGGTGGTCAAAAGGTATTTCCACAAATTCCAGTTCCGGAAACACCTTCTTCATTTCCAGCCGGACAAATTTATCCAGGCCGTAATTATCGTCAATGTGCAGAAAGCCGCCGGCTACTAAATAGTTACGAAGATTCTCTGCTTCCTGGCTGCTGAAAACCACGTTGCCATGGCCCGTCATATGCACAAAAGGGTAGAGAAACAGCTCCTCGCTGCCCACTTCCACCACATCCTCTTCCGGGTGGATGGAAGTATTCAGGTTTTCATTACAAAAAGCAATGAGATTTGGCAGGCTCGTCTTATTCGCATACCAGTCACCCCCGCCATTATACTTAAGTTTGGCGATCCGCACCTGACCCATCGCATGACCGGCAGCTAACAGACTGCCCAGGCAAATGCACAGGAACAAGGTTTTAGTGAGGATTTGGTTTTTCTGGCTTTTCATGTCAGCGAATATAACGTTCAGCGGCTGCTACCGGTTCTGTTTGAGTTGTTTTCGATTACTTTTTTTACAAAATCTACCCCTATTCCCTTAAAATCACTGATTACCTCATCCGCATGGCTTAGTTCATCAGCCGGATGAGTAGTAGCCAAAGCAATTACCGCAGTCCCTGCACCCCTTGCTGCCTCCATTCCCGCTAGTGCATCTTCAAATACCACACACTGCTCAGGAGAAAGCCCCAGAGCTGCCACAGACTTTTCATAGATCTGAGGGTGAGGTTTGCCCTTAGTTACAGCCCTGTCATCCAAAATGCTGTCAAAGTACTGGCGCAGATCCAGTCCATCGAGAGTAAACACCACATTATCCGTAGGGGCTGAAGTAGCCACGGCCGTAGGTATGCCCTTCTCCCTCAGTAGCTTCAGAAATGCCACGATACCAGGCACCGGCTCCAGGTGAGGGCCGTAAAGTTCACGGTACAGCGCTTCTTTTTCATCAGAGTATTGCTTGACCTTTTCAGCAGGCACAGCTTCGCCAAACACCACCTTAACCACCTCAGCTACCGTCCGGCCATTCATCTTCTCATTGTACTCCTGGTCAGATATTGTCTTTCCGTGCTTTTCTGCAAAAGTTCGCCAACTCTTACGGTGATAAAGGTGGTTGTCCACAATTACACCATCCATGTCAAATATCACACCGATCTTATCCATGCTGCAAGTAATAAAATCTCACTAAAAGGGTAAGCGATAAGTCGTTTTTTTGAGAAACTAAGCCTTTAAATTCATTACCTATCATAAAGCTCACAAGCCTTAACACTCACACCACCTCCTTTTCTATCCTAAGGCACCATTGCAACCCGCTTCACACATATTTGTTGTATTTTTCTGTTATCTTGCCTTTCCCTTCAGCGCGTCCGTTCTTCCACAGTAGAGCATCATTCTTCCGTCGTTTCTCCGAGGTTTCTCCGTTGCTTCTCCGTTACGAGTATAGGCTTCCTGTAGCTTAAGTATAGTCAGGGTACGGCCCTTTAGCTTATATCCTTGGGTAGGACTATTTTAAGAAAGGCTGCTTGCAGAGATGTCTCCGGGGGCTTGCCCGGGTGCTGCGGCCCTGCATACTTAATCCCTTACATATACCCGGAAACACAGAAGGGGCTCACATGCTGCCCCATTGATTTGCCTGGAATATTTTTTTTGGCTCAGCTTACACCTCAGCCGCACCCGTCACCTCCCCATAACATGACCTCAGTAGGGTAAGCGTATTTGCTCGGAATAACAGTGCGTACCACTTTCCCCTACCATTATAAACGTAAAATTCTCATTGCCATCCATCCCCCTTCCCGACACTTAAAATCCCCCGTACTGCCCGCATTCGTACAATGTCGGGTAAATGTCGGGTGAAGTACAGCCTCTTTTTTTGGAGGGGAGCCCGCAATACACAACCTTTATTTCTCCAAGCGCAAACCGCCCGCCCTTCTATTAGCCAGTGTATTATCACACAGGCTGGCCAGGCACAGACGCTTCCTCATAATGTGAAAATTTACTTAACTTTAATGCACCATGAAACAGCCTGAATTAGGAAGAAGAATAGCCGACCTGCGAAAGTCTCAGGGACTTACCCAGGAGGAATTAGTAGAGAAATGCAATGTCAGTGTCAGGACCATTCAGCGCATCGAGTCCGGTGAAGTTACCCCCCGGAGTTATACAATAAAAACAATACTCGGCGCGATGAACGCCGGCCTCGAAGACTTTAATGATCAAGAGCCCCAAGAAGAGACCCCCGTAGGGTGGCGAAAGGTATTCCTGACAGGAGTAAACCCCGACAGAGCCAAAAGCTTCCTCGGAAGGCAGTTGCACTACGCATGGGTTTTTGGAGTCATTTATTTTGTGTTCGGGTTCGTAGAAAGTACCGCCGATTTTTTCAGGATGACCCACGGCACCCTGTTTCTGGGTGAGTATGGCTACATAACCATCAAACTACTGGTATTAGGCACCTATGTCGTATTTATGCGCGGCTTTTTTGTGGCAGGCAAGCTGTATAATAATACCCTGCTGCGAGTCGGCGCCCTCATGTTCATCTTTCTGAATATATTTTTGCTCGGCTACGATGCCATATCTATCGTATACGACCCCCTCGGGTATGACTTCTTTATGGCCGGCGCCTCTGTAGCCCTTGGTACCGTAGGCTTCGTTTTCGCCTTTGGTGTGCTTAAGCTAAGCAGGCCCCTTGGACCCGTAGCCTACCTCTCCGGAGGGTTCGAATTACTGGTAGCCTTTTGTTTTATTACCGTATTTCTTTCTATTCCCGGCCTTTTCCTTTTAGTGCCAGCCGAGATAGCCGGTATCATACTCCTGTTCAAAGCTTCTGAAAAAGTTACCCCTACAAAGGCAGACCCTGCCTTTGTGGGTGAACATGCCGCTTCTTAAAACCTCATTATTTCCCCATCCGCCGGTATCAGTGCTTTACCATGCAGGCCCATCCTGTTCAGGTCTCCCCCAAGTTCCTCCCGGCTTACCGGGCAGTGATTAACCGCTTCCAGGTGGTTAGCGATCACCTTACCGGGCGCATCCCTCACAAAACGAATCACATCCTCTTTTCTCATCAGCAGAGGCTGTAGTATATCCATCCGTGCGCCGCCTGCCGCCACCACACTTATATCAGGCCTTTCTTCCTCCAATACCCTTTTTACCTCATCCGTGTAGATCGTATCCGAGCTAACGTAAATAGACGGCTGTCCGGGTAACCTTATCAAAAAACCCATCACATTTCCCATCATTTTATATACTATACCATACCCGTGCCGGGCCGGTATTCCTTCTATTGTACCTCCCAGGTAAGCCGCAGGCTTCCGGTAGGCAAGTGCTTGTGTCACGTTCAGCCCCTTTTTACGGAACAGCTCCTCATCCTTCACACTACACGTCACCGGGATAGCACGCTTCTTCAGGAATGCCTCCCCCTCACCATCCAGGTGATCTATATGCCTGTGCGTTATCAGGCAATGAGTCACCTTATCCAATACCTTCCGGCTATCCTCCGGAAATGGTACGACAGGGTTTTTCCTTGGCTTGTGTCTGATAAAAGTAAAAGGAGGGAAAGAACCCGCCGGCCCCAGCATCGGGTCCACGAGTATTACCTCTTTTTCAGTCTCTATCGCCATTGTCGCGTTGCGGATGTGGTGAATACGTAGCATATTTAATTTCTTGTTTGCGGGCCAAAGATCGCTATATAAAAAGCTCAATCCATTGATTTCGGTCAATACCTTAAAGCATGATATCACCTCAGTGGAGGTAAAATATATGAGAGATAAGATTAAACCTGTTTTTATTATCAATAGCCTCATTGGAGCTATCCTCTTAGGGGTAAGCGCCTGATTGCTCGTTATGATCTGTTTCTTACCCCTGTTTCAAAATTTTCATGGTGATATAGAGGCCCTTGACTGGACATCCTATGAGTGGCTTGGTGAAACCCTTTTGCATAAAGTCTATCACTTGCAGGTCACCCTCTCCCTCGCCCCTTTTACAGGCATGCTCATCGGGTGTGTGCTGGTGCTCCTTATTAGCCTTTTTCGAAAAATTAACGGACTTAACCTGCTCATAATAGTTATCCTTTGCCTCTTAATCAGCCGTTCCCATATAATACAATACATAGACTCCATTTTAGGAATAAGTACCCCTGTCAGTCGCCTGTTTGATCGCCGGTGCAGCCATAGCAGGCGCATGTACTGTCTATTACTCCCTTTTCAAAAAATACACGCCCGCCCTACCCTCTGTCTAAAAAAGATTATGCATAAAAAAATGCCATCCGTACAGTATACGAATGGCATATAATACTAGTGATCGCGAGATTAGTTCATCACCATCACCGCCTTCTCATTCACAAATTCCTTAAGCCCGAAACCGCCATGCTCACGGCCGTAGCCAGAGTTTTTCACTCCGCCGAAGGGCATGTTCGGTTGTGCCAGGCCAAAGCCGTTGATAAATACCATACCCGTATCAAAATACTGGGTGGCCAGCTCAACAGCCTTTTCCTTATTTTCTGAGAAGATTCCTCCCCCCAGTCCGAAGCGGCTATCATTAGCTATGCGCATAGCATCCTCATCATCCTTGGCACGGATCAGAGAAGCTACCGGTCCGAAAAGCTCATCTTCATAAGCCGGTTGGCCAGGTTTCACATCCTCAAGCACAGTCGCCGGATAGTAGTAACCCCGGCCGTCCGGTACTTCACCACCGCACAGTATTTTGGCCCCGTTCTTTACACTTTCTTCCACCTGCTCATGCAGCTTTTCCCTGAGGTCTTTCCTTGCCATAGGGCCTATTTGCGCATCATCTCCCGTGGGGTCTCCGTACGTAACAGCCTTCATTTGTTTCACAAAGGCATCGCGGAATTTGTCATAAACCTTATCCGTCACCACAAATCGCTTAGCCGCCACACACGTCTCCCCGTTATTATAGATACGGCCCTGCACGCAGTATTTCACCGCACGGTCCACATCCGCATCCTCCAATACCAGGTAAGCATCATTAGACCCTAATTCCAACACCGTCTTTTTAAGCTTTTCACCCGCTTTCTGAGCGATGATCCTGCCAGCATCCGGGCTGCCCGTCAGCGTTACCCCACGTACCAGCTCATGATCTATCACCTTGTCCGATTGGTCATGGTCTATAATTAAGACAGTGAATAAGTGCTTGGGGACCCCCGCTTCGCTAAATAGTTGCTCCAGCAGTAAGCCTGATCCCGTAACCGATTCTGCATGCTTTAGCAGTACGCCATTACCTGCCATAAGATTAGCGACAGCGTAGCGAATCACCTGATAGCAGGGGAAGTTCCATGGTTGAATCCCATAGATCACCCCGATAGGCGAGTGGGTAATGATGCCTTTGCCACCATTGGGTAGTTCCCTTTCCTCACTTTTCAGATTGTCAGGGCCATTTTCAGCCGTCCATTTACATATTGCCGAACAAAGCTCGAGTTCCTGTTCACCCTGTTTAAGCAGCTTGCCCATCTCCCGGGTCATCAGTTCCTTCAAATCCTCCTTACGCTCCTGCAGCTTTTCGCCTATAGCGCCTATTATCTTTGCTCTTTCTTCCGGAGATTTCAGGCGCCACTCCAGGTAAGCCTCATGACAGCGACGGATAGCATCATCCATCTGCTCATTCGTCATTTTAGGGTAAGCTTTGATCTCTTCGCCCGTAGCCGGATTTATCGTTTGTATAGACTCTATTTCTATCGTTTCAGCCATTCTAAAAGTTTTAGTCGTTCAAATATGTAGTTAACCCACTGGATGACAGATGGTTGTTATTTTGTTGGATTTTAAAAATGAGCCGGGACTGAAAATCTTAGCTAATGCTTTCTTCCCATTCCTGAGAAAAGTAACGATATCAGTAAAGACCTTTTTACCTGCACGCTTACCTGTTAAATTGCAGATTCGAATGTAGAATTAAGATAATTGACCAGTCATGGAAGAGGTACCTTGTGATTTGTGCGATAGTGATCAATCTACCATCACTTACCGTATTAATGTCGTAGAAAGTAACATGCGATACTACCGGTATGCCCGTAATGTACCTGACAGAGAGCAGATGACAGGTGAGCAACGTATCGTCACCTGTTCAAATTGCGGCCTTATATATACCAACCCCCGCTTCTCACCCGGAGAGCTTCAAAAGGTTTATTCATCCGATCGTATCATAGGCGGAAACTGGAAGAATTTCCCATATTTATTCGACTCCTCTCAACCTGATGTGTTTCAATCCGGTCAGAAAAGCACCTCCTATAATCCAGGCCTTTATCAGTGGAAGTTCGATATTATTCAGCATTATACGGGTAAAAAGACCAAAGGTATCAGGCTATTAGACCTCGGCTGTGGCGATGGCAAGTTTGTCCATGATGCCCTGCAGAGGGGCTATGATGCCAGAGGTATAGACCTTAGTCCGGATAGAATACGAAAAGGCCGCGAAGTATTTG
It contains:
- a CDS encoding NAD-dependent succinate-semialdehyde dehydrogenase, which produces MAETIEIESIQTINPATGEEIKAYPKMTNEQMDDAIRRCHEAYLEWRLKSPEERAKIIGAIGEKLQERKEDLKELMTREMGKLLKQGEQELELCSAICKWTAENGPDNLKSEERELPNGGKGIITHSPIGVIYGIQPWNFPCYQVIRYAVANLMAGNGVLLKHAESVTGSGLLLEQLFSEAGVPKHLFTVLIIDHDQSDKVIDHELVRGVTLTGSPDAGRIIAQKAGEKLKKTVLELGSNDAYLVLEDADVDRAVKYCVQGRIYNNGETCVAAKRFVVTDKVYDKFRDAFVKQMKAVTYGDPTGDDAQIGPMARKDLREKLHEQVEESVKNGAKILCGGEVPDGRGYYYPATVLEDVKPGQPAYEDELFGPVASLIRAKDDEDAMRIANDSRFGLGGGIFSENKEKAVELATQYFDTGMVFINGFGLAQPNMPFGGVKNSGYGREHGGFGLKEFVNEKAVMVMN
- a CDS encoding M48 family metallopeptidase → MSLNTTAVRSANIKKLTTKARWSIGLFLIAYVLLSLAAFTLVAGCVAISIWAVSTYPSAFTICGAILLVIFSIAVLVFTLRFVFAKHYPQTGHLPEVTESDEPELFALLREVSDEAKTTMPHKVFLSPDIYAAIVFPVSFWHLFLPVKKSLVVGVGLINTCTVQELKSLLAHEFGHFSQANLKIGIYTHLIEQGAYKLLYDNADYYMGLEELGEDDRVNNLLSQATGFLARGIEWVLKKLHGYMAESCLALSRENELRADEISIHIAGSRPFINLNLRSRLAEYTLQKIIELYSVKAGEKVASSNIYTDLKIGLKVLSRFNGYPLVNGLPQPDPDEIRRISHQSLVILNPWDSHPDDLKRISQAEKLNIVSEINIEETAPSLFRNLEHYEEMFTYRYGVGIEPDTPEQVIWEEHEFADELAKLISDSGYYDERYNYYYDGYVPHRFDLNIPPATQLYPDFEQLFAKDKVEKRMKYTALTEDINTLTHISKRDIPVKYFFYDGEQYHHKNAGKLAAAIGEKAKHLETEITSNDQQVYRAFLHLEKEYNQEENLTIIYDKLFRLKEYYHDQKELEERLDRTVDMVQEAKTEKELQNAFIEVEKLQPRLKEHLTSLSMEETFTSFLSQAEKEAINYYLEKPMRYYGNGIIYNENLEIFVSVIVLLKNTYVKAFTITRRAIIDYQIELMNKVPPQKT
- a CDS encoding DUF4159 domain-containing protein, yielding MKSQKNQILTKTLFLCICLGSLLAAGHAMGQVRIAKLKYNGGGDWYANKTSLPNLIAFCNENLNTSIHPEEDVVEVGSEELFLYPFVHMTGHGNVVFSSQEAENLRNYLVAGGFLHIDDNYGLDKFVRLEMKKVFPELEFVEIPFDHPIYHQKYNFDNGLPKIHEHDGKPAQGYGLIYEGRLVCFYSVESDLGDGWEDPSVHNDPEDVRQTALRMGANLVAYAFIIQ
- a CDS encoding MBL fold metallo-hydrolase yields the protein MLRIHHIRNATMAIETEKEVILVDPMLGPAGSFPPFTFIRHKPRKNPVVPFPEDSRKVLDKVTHCLITHRHIDHLDGEGEAFLKKRAIPVTCSVKDEELFRKKGLNVTQALAYRKPAAYLGGTIEGIPARHGYGIVYKMMGNVMGFLIRLPGQPSIYVSSDTIYTDEVKRVLEEERPDISVVAAGGARMDILQPLLMRKEDVIRFVRDAPGKVIANHLEAVNHCPVSREELGGDLNRMGLHGKALIPADGEIMRF
- a CDS encoding HAD family hydrolase — encoded protein: MDKIGVIFDMDGVIVDNHLYHRKSWRTFAEKHGKTISDQEYNEKMNGRTVAEVVKVVFGEAVPAEKVKQYSDEKEALYRELYGPHLEPVPGIVAFLKLLREKGIPTAVATSAPTDNVVFTLDGLDLRQYFDSILDDRAVTKGKPHPQIYEKSVAALGLSPEQCVVFEDALAGMEAARGAGTAVIALATTHPADELSHADEVISDFKGIGVDFVKKVIENNSNRTGSSR
- a CDS encoding helix-turn-helix domain-containing protein, with product MKQPELGRRIADLRKSQGLTQEELVEKCNVSVRTIQRIESGEVTPRSYTIKTILGAMNAGLEDFNDQEPQEETPVGWRKVFLTGVNPDRAKSFLGRQLHYAWVFGVIYFVFGFVESTADFFRMTHGTLFLGEYGYITIKLLVLGTYVVFMRGFFVAGKLYNNTLLRVGALMFIFLNIFLLGYDAISIVYDPLGYDFFMAGASVALGTVGFVFAFGVLKLSRPLGPVAYLSGGFELLVAFCFITVFLSIPGLFLLVPAEIAGIILLFKASEKVTPTKADPAFVGEHAAS
- a CDS encoding acyl-CoA desaturase; the protein is MVIIIFFLLHWYLSLFCQSFFLHRYAAHKMFTMTRNWERFFYMFTYACQGSSYLSPRAYAILHRMHHAYSDTEKDPHSPHHAKNLFDMMWKTKNIYNAYLHEKDKAEPRFLKNVPDWKKMDRVGGSYVSRILWGTLYVAIYFFSITVFELPYTHWAMYFLLPIHFLMGPIHGAIVNWSGHKYGYSNFDNKDKSRNSLILDILMLGELFQNNHHKLPSRPNFAVKWFEFDPTYPVVRILHVFRIIRLQKA